The following proteins are co-located in the Serinus canaria isolate serCan28SL12 chromosome 17, serCan2020, whole genome shotgun sequence genome:
- the SH2D3C gene encoding SH2 domain-containing protein 3C isoform X5, with product MTERCSLWSALSAAACCFYRGSFMQVQFSKEKYILDSSPEKLHKELEEELKLSSTDLRSHAWYHGRIPREVSESLVQRNGDFLIRDSLTSLGDYVLTCRWRNEPLHFKINKVTVKSSDGHTHVQYLFEQESFDHVPALVRFYVGNRKAISEQSGAIIYCPINRTFPLRYLEASYGLANGKHGGAHSSSSQKGGHIKRRSITMTDGLTADKITRAEGCPTSVSLPHHRDIIRNCAVSVDQIQDLHSPMSSISENPASPAYSTVTRLKPHACQASGITPASPVIRRSSEPQLCHGNSSKPLPDPAHSSHSTPCHGYARASPSPSVSSYSDPDTGHYCQLHPSSPISRDRPAHDTKQLPTKSYVERLKVEEGQRGTVENSSGEAEAGQRLKAELDFKGFVPPTMETTSSFNPAAFQSLLIPLDNKPLEMTVLKKVKELLAEVDVKTLAKHITKVDCLVARILGVTVEMQRLMGVSSGMELLTLPHGHQLRLDLLERFHTMSIMIAVDILGCTGSTEERAALLHKTIQLAAELKSTMGNMFSFAAVMSALEMTQIARLEQTWMVLRQRHTEGAILYEKKLKPFLKNLNEGKEGPPLTNTTFPHIIPLVTLLERDEALTESPEPWEATDNGVEVVMAHLEAARMVAHHGGLYHTNAEVKLQGFQGKAELLEVFSTEFQLRLLWGSRGAESSQAERYEKFDKVLTALSHKLEPAVRFSEL from the exons TTTTCCAAGGAGAAATACATCCTCGACTCATCTCCAGAAAAGCTTCACaaggagctggaagaggagctgaagctgagcagcactgacctgCGCAGCCACGCTTGGTACCACGGCCGCATCCCGCGGGAG GTGTCCGAGAGCCTTGTGCAGAGGAACGGTGACTTCCTGATCCGTGACTCGCTCACCAGCCTGGGTGACTATGTGCTGACGTGCCGCTGGCGCAACGAGCCACTGCACTTCAAGATCAACAAGGTGACAGTCAAGTCCAGCGATGGCCACACGCATGTGCAGTACCTCTTCGAGCAAGAGAGCTTTGATCACGTGCCTGCTCTTGTCCGCTTCTACGTGGGCAACCGCAAGGCCATCTCAGAGCAGAGCGGGGCCATCATCTACTGCCCCATCAACCGCACCTTCCCCCTGCGCTACCTGGAAGCCAGCTACGGGCTGGCCAACGGCAAGCATGGGGGagcccacagctcctccagccagaAAGGGGGGCACATCAAGAGGAGGAGCATCACCATGACAGACGGTCTGACTGCAGACAAGAtcaccagggctgagggctgccCAACCAG cgTGTCCCTGCCCCACCACAGAGACATCATCCGCAACTGTGCTGTCAGCGTGGACCAGATCCAAGACCTGCACTCCCCGATGTCCTCCATCTCTGAGAACCCAGCATCACCTGCCTACAGCACAG TCACACGGCTAAAGCCACATGCCTGCCAAGCATCTGGAATCACCCCAGCCTCTCCGGTCATAAGAAGGTCCAGCGaaccccagctgtgccatgggaacagcagcaaaCCTCTTCCAgaccctgcccacagctcccattccactccctgccatgggtatGCCCGtgcctccccctctccctccgTGAGCAGCTACAGCGACCCGGACACGGGGCACTACTGCCAGCTGCACCCCAGCTCGCCcatcagcagggacaggccagcCCACGACACCAAGCAGCTACCAACAAAGAGCTACGTGGAGAGGCTAAAGGTGGAGGAAGGACAGAGAGGGACTGTGGAGAACAGCTCTGGGgaagcagaggcagggcagaggctgaaagcagagctggactTCAAGGGCTTTGTACCCCCCACCATGGAAACAACCTCCTCCTTCAaccctgctgccttccagtCCCTGCTCATCCCCCTAGATAACAAACCTCTGGAGATGACTGTGCTAAAGAAGGtcaaagagctgctggcagaggtggaCGTGAAGACACTGGCCAAACACATCACCAAAGTGGACTGCCTG GTTGCTCGGATATTGGGTGTGACAGTGGAGATGCAGCGGCTCATGGGGGTGAGCTCTGGCATGGAGCTGCTCACCCTTCCCCACGGCCACCAGCTCCGCCTGGACCTGCTGGAACG GTTTCACACCATGTCCATCATGATCGCTGTGGacatcctgggctgcacaggcagcacgGAGGAGcgggcagccctgctccacaAAACTATCCAGCTGGCTGCCGAGCTGAAGAGCACCATGGGAAACATGTTCAGCTTTGCAGCTGTAATGAGTGCCCTGGAAATGACACAG ATTGCCCGGCTGGAGCAGACCTGGATGGTGCTGAGGCAGAGGCACACAGAGGGTGCAATCCTCTATGAGAAGAAGCTTAAGCCATTCCTGAAGAACCTGAATGAAGGGAAAG AAGGGCCACCGCTGACCAACACCACCTTTCCCCACATCATACCCCTCGTGACTCTCCTGGAGCGGGATGAGGCTCTCACGGAAAGCCCCGAGCCCTGGGAGGCCACTGACAACGGCGTGGAGGTGGTCATGGCCCACCTGGAGGCAGCACGGATGGTGGCCCACCATGGTGGGCTCTACCACACCAACGCTGAGGTGAAGCTGCAGG GTTTCCAGGGCAAAGCGGAGCTGCTGGAAGTCTTCAGCACCGAGTTCCAGCTGcggctgctctggggcagccgtggggctgagagcagccaggctgagcgCTACGAGAAGTTCGACAAGGTGCTCACTGCCCTGTCCCACAagctggagccagcagtgcGCTTCAGCGAGCTGTAa
- the CERCAM gene encoding inactive glycosyltransferase 25 family member 3, translating to MGAAGPLCALLLLLATGTGTGTGTGPAPPRLVLALLARNAQHSLPHCLGALERLDYPAGSIALWCATDHNSDNTTAMLQEWLGAVGKDYHSVVWKVQEEPSSYPDELGPKHWSDKRYENVMKLKQEALTYAREQQADYILFMDTDSILTNNQTLKFLMAQNKSVVAPMLDSQTFYSNFWCGITPQGFYRRTADYFPTKNRQRVGCFRVPMVYATFLIDLRKEDTLQLAFYPPHPNYTWAFDDIIVFAYSCQEAGVEVHVCNQHHFGYINVPVKAHQTLEDDHANFVHLTLEAMVDGPPMQRSRHISLLPRPLTKIGFDEIFLINLVRRPDRRQRMLASLQELEIIPRVVDAVDGSTLNSSDIKVLGVGLLPGYYDPFSGRTLTKGEVGCFLSHYNIWKEIVFRGLERSVVFEDDVRFEAAFPARLQRLMEELERAQQDWDLIYLGRKQVNDEEEAPVEGVRNLVVAGYSYWTLAYAISHHGARKLLATKPLSKMLPVDEYLPIMYDKHPNEDYKRHFSPRDLLVFSAHPLLVYPTHYAGDSNWLSDTETSTIWDDDAKKTDWVGSQKTLRDSRGSAGHLRSTARDEL from the exons ATGGGCGCCGCGGGGCCGCTCTGcgccctgctcctgctgctggccaccGGGACCGGCACCGGGACCGGGACGGGGCCAGCTCCACCGCGCCTGGTACTCGCCCTCCTGGCCCGGAACGCGCAGCACTCTCTGCCGCACTGCCTGGGAGCCCTGGAGCGCTTGGACTATCCCGCGGGCAGCATCGCCCTGTG GTGTGCAACAGACCACAACTCAGACAACACAACAGCAATGCTGCAGGAGTGGCTGGGGGCGGTGGGGAAGGACTATCACTCAGTGGTCTGGAAGGTGCAAGAGGAGCCCAG ctcctaCCCTGATGAGCTTGGTCCCAAGCACTGGAGTGACAAACGCTATGAAAATGTGATGAAGTTGAAGCAGGAAGCTCTCACCTATGCccgggagcagcaggcagactACATCCTG tTCATGGACACTGACAGCATCCTGACCAACAACCAGACTCTCAAGTTTCTCATGGCGCAGAACAAGTCAGTGGTGGCCCCCATGCTGGACTCGCAGACCTTCTACTCCAACTTCTGGTGTGGCATCACACCCCAG GGGTTCTATCGCCGGACAGCCGACTACTTCCCCACCAAGAACCGGCAGCGTGTGGGCTGCTTCCGAGTGCCCATGGTCTATGCCACCTTCCTGATCGACCTGCGGAAGGAGGACACCTTGCAGTTGGCTTTCTACCCACCCCACCCCAACTACACCTGGGCCTTCGATGACATCATTGTCTTTGCCTACTCCTGCCAGGAGGCTG GTGTGGAGGTCCATGTGTGCAACCAGCACCACTTTGGTTACATCAATGTTCCTGTGAAGGCCCACCAGACGCTGGAGGATGATCATGCCAACTTTGTGCATCTCACACTGGAGGCCATGG TGGATGGTCCACCCATGCAGCGCTCCAGGCacatttccctcctgcccaggccGCTCACAAAAATAGGCTTTGATGAA ATCTTCCTAATCAATCTGGTGCGGAGGCCAGACCGGCGGCAGCGAATGCTggcatccctgcaggagctggagatcATTCCACGGGTGGTGGATGCTGTGGATGGCAG CACCCTCAACAGCAGTGACATCAAGGTGCTGGGTGTGGGCTTGCTACCCGGGTACTATGATCCCTTCTCTGGCCGCACGCTCACCAAGGGCGAGGTTGGCTGCTTCCTCAGCCACTACAATATCTGGAAGGAG ATTGTGTTCCGGGGGTTGGAGCGGTCAGTGGTCTTCGAGGATGATGTGCGCTTCGAGGCTGCCTTCCCAGCACGGCTGCAGCGGCtgatggaggagctggagcgggcacagcaggactgggaCCTCAT CTACCTGGGGAGGAAACAGGTGAACGACGAGGAAGAGGCACCTGTGGAAGGCGTGCGGAACCTGGTGGTGGCTGGGTACTCGTACTGGACACTGGCCTACGCCATCTCCCACCACGGGGCACGGAAGCTGCTGGCCACCAAACCACTCTCCAAAATGCTGCCCGTGGACGAGTATCTGCCCATCATGTATGACAAGCACCCCAA TGAGGATTACAAGCGGCACTTCTCCCCACGGGACTTGCTGGTGTTTTCAGCTCACCCCCTCCTGGTTTATCCCACTCACTATGCTGGGGACAGCAACTGGCTGAGTGACACTGAGACTTCCACCATCTGGGATGACGATGCCAAGAAGACTGACTGGGTTGGCTCGCAGAAGACGCTGAGGGACTCACGGGGCAGTGCTGGCCACCTCCGCTCCACGGCCCGTGACGAGCTCTGA
- the TOR2A gene encoding prosalusin isoform X1, producing the protein MKGLREFLENSNPVKPLVMSFHGSTGTGKTYVSSMLIRYLFQRGLQSSYVHHFSPIVHFPHAEQIEQYKESLKRWIQGNLTNCGRSAFLFDEMDKMHPGLIDVIIPFLGPSWVVYGTNYRKAIFIFISNAGGEQINNVTLALWYARKDREEISLQDLEPAISKAVFENPESGFWKSGIINEHLIDFVVPFLPLKQHHVKQCVVSELIQQGLEVRPDVVQEVADSIPYFPEEEKLFSSTGCKTVASRISFFF; encoded by the exons ATGAAGGGGCTGAGGGAATTCCTGGAGAACTCGAATCCAGTGAAACCCCTCGTGATGTCCTTCCACGGCTCCACAGGAACAGGCAAAACCTACGTGAGCTCCATGCTCATCCGCTACCTCTTCCAGAGGGGGCTCCAGAGCTCCTATGTTCACCACTTCTCCCCCATAGTGCATTTCCCCCACGCTGAGCAGATAGAGCAGTACAAG GAAAGCCTGAAGCGCTGGATCCAAGGGAACCTGACCAACTGTGGACGCTCAGCGTTTCTCTTTGATGAGATGGACAAGATGCACCCAGGCCTGATTGATGTGATCATCCCGTTCCTGGGGCCCTCGTGGGTTGTGTATGGGACCAACTACCGCAAAGccatcttcatcttcatcag CAATGCAGGAGGGGAGCAGATCAACAACGTGACATTGGCTCTGTGGTATGCCCGCAAGGACCGGGAGGAGATCAGCTTGCAGGACCTGGAGCCAGCCATCTCCAAGGCCGTGTTTGAAAACCCTGAGA GTGGCTTCTGGAAATCTGGGATCATTAATGAACATCTGATTGATTTTGTTGTGCCTTTCCTCCCACTGAAACAACACCATGTGAAGCAGTGTGTTGTCAGTGAGCTCATCCAGCAAGGCCTCGAGGTACGCCCGGATGTCGTCCAGGAAGTGGCTGACAGCATCCCCTACTTcccagaagaagagaaattattcTCATCAACAGGCTGCAAAACAGTGGCCTCTCGCATCAGTTTTTTCTTCTAG
- the PTRH1 gene encoding probable peptidyl-tRNA hydrolase isoform X1 — translation MLEGIRPVQGPGASGWPVRALLTPVMQVAGLGNYGLRGTRHSVGMEVLDQLARQLAVAEGWRVDKRCCADVALATAHGLELVLLKPRRFMNLNGLSVASAAEIYSLGPGDIYLVHDDLDKALGKVAIKLGGSARGHNGVQSCISALQSNEMTRLRIGIGRPEGDVTVPSYVLSPFSAGEREKLEQILAQAVTCLLEHIQSRAPTEPGDRG, via the exons ATGCTGGAGGGGATCAGGCCTGTGCAGGGGCCAGGGGCCTCAGGGTGGCCCGTCAGGGCCCTGCTGACACCTGTCATGCAGGTGGCCGGCCTGGGCAACTACGGGCTGCGCGGCACACGGCACAGTGTGGGCATGGAGGTGCTGGACCAGCTGGCCCGGCAGCTGGCGGTGGCCGAGGGCTGGCGAGTGGACAAGCggtgctgtgctgatgtggctCTGGCCACAGCCCACGgcctggagctggtgctgctcaaGCCACGGAGGTTCATGAACCTCAATGGGCTCAGCGTTGCCAGTGCTG ctgAGATCTACAGCCTTGGCCCTGGAGACATTTACCTGGTTCATGATGACCTGGACAAGGCCCTGGGCAAGGTGGCAATCAAGCTGGGAGGCAGCGCAAG GGGACACAATGGGGTCCAATCCTGCATCAGTGCTCTGCAGTCCAAC gaGATGACCCGGCTCAGGATCGGCATCGGGCGGCCAGAGGGTGATGTGACAGTGCCCAGCTATGTCCTGTCTCCGTTCAGTGCTGGGGAGCGGGAGAAGCTGGAGCAGATCCTGGCCCAGGCAGTGACCTGCCTGCTGGAGCACATTCAGAGCCGAGCACCTACAgagccaggggacaggggctga
- the TOR2A gene encoding prosalusin isoform X2, producing MAPGAAPAPVPLPVLLVLMAAAARPAAAWDLWALRCGFSADCECGFAPDLRGLEFDLATNLVGQPLVRQQVMKGLREFLENSNPVKPLVMSFHGSTGTGKTYVSSMLIRYLFQRGLQSSYVHHFSPIVHFPHAEQIEQYKESLKRWIQGNLTNCGRSAFLFDEMDKMHPGLIDVIIPFLGPSWVVYGTNYRKAIFIFIR from the exons ATGGCCCCCGGAGCGGCCCCAGCCCCGGTCCCGCTCCccgtgctgctggtgctgatggcggccgccgcccgccccgccgccgcctgGGACCTGTGGGCGCTGCGCTGCGGCTTCTCGGCGGACTGCGAGTGCGGCTTCGCGCCCGACCTGCGCG GTCTGGAGTTCGACTTGGCCACGAATCTGGTGGGGCAGCCCCTGGTGAGGCAGCAGGTGATGAAGGGGCTGAGGGAATTCCTGGAGAACTCGAATCCAGTGAAACCCCTCGTGATGTCCTTCCACGGCTCCACAGGAACAGGCAAAACCTACGTGAGCTCCATGCTCATCCGCTACCTCTTCCAGAGGGGGCTCCAGAGCTCCTATGTTCACCACTTCTCCCCCATAGTGCATTTCCCCCACGCTGAGCAGATAGAGCAGTACAAG GAAAGCCTGAAGCGCTGGATCCAAGGGAACCTGACCAACTGTGGACGCTCAGCGTTTCTCTTTGATGAGATGGACAAGATGCACCCAGGCCTGATTGATGTGATCATCCCGTTCCTGGGGCCCTCGTGGGTTGTGTATGGGACCAACTACCGCAAAGccatcttcatcttcatcagGTGA
- the PTRH1 gene encoding probable peptidyl-tRNA hydrolase isoform X2 gives MLAAEVAGLGNYGLRGTRHSVGMEVLDQLARQLAVAEGWRVDKRCCADVALATAHGLELVLLKPRRFMNLNGLSVASAAEIYSLGPGDIYLVHDDLDKALGKVAIKLGGSARGHNGVQSCISALQSNEMTRLRIGIGRPEGDVTVPSYVLSPFSAGEREKLEQILAQAVTCLLEHIQSRAPTEPGDRG, from the exons ATGCTGGCGGCGGAG GTGGCCGGCCTGGGCAACTACGGGCTGCGCGGCACACGGCACAGTGTGGGCATGGAGGTGCTGGACCAGCTGGCCCGGCAGCTGGCGGTGGCCGAGGGCTGGCGAGTGGACAAGCggtgctgtgctgatgtggctCTGGCCACAGCCCACGgcctggagctggtgctgctcaaGCCACGGAGGTTCATGAACCTCAATGGGCTCAGCGTTGCCAGTGCTG ctgAGATCTACAGCCTTGGCCCTGGAGACATTTACCTGGTTCATGATGACCTGGACAAGGCCCTGGGCAAGGTGGCAATCAAGCTGGGAGGCAGCGCAAG GGGACACAATGGGGTCCAATCCTGCATCAGTGCTCTGCAGTCCAAC gaGATGACCCGGCTCAGGATCGGCATCGGGCGGCCAGAGGGTGATGTGACAGTGCCCAGCTATGTCCTGTCTCCGTTCAGTGCTGGGGAGCGGGAGAAGCTGGAGCAGATCCTGGCCCAGGCAGTGACCTGCCTGCTGGAGCACATTCAGAGCCGAGCACCTACAgagccaggggacaggggctga
- the SH2D3C gene encoding SH2 domain-containing protein 3C isoform X3, whose translation MSDCGVVAGGAGREERAGKGFTVTDLSLSVPAASEQRGHGRGPETTGLQEIHHHDGLESGSEYVKFSKEKYILDSSPEKLHKELEEELKLSSTDLRSHAWYHGRIPREVSESLVQRNGDFLIRDSLTSLGDYVLTCRWRNEPLHFKINKVTVKSSDGHTHVQYLFEQESFDHVPALVRFYVGNRKAISEQSGAIIYCPINRTFPLRYLEASYGLANGKHGGAHSSSSQKGGHIKRRSITMTDGLTADKITRAEGCPTSVSLPHHRDIIRNCAVSVDQIQDLHSPMSSISENPASPAYSTVTRLKPHACQASGITPASPVIRRSSEPQLCHGNSSKPLPDPAHSSHSTPCHGYARASPSPSVSSYSDPDTGHYCQLHPSSPISRDRPAHDTKQLPTKSYVERLKVEEGQRGTVENSSGEAEAGQRLKAELDFKGFVPPTMETTSSFNPAAFQSLLIPLDNKPLEMTVLKKVKELLAEVDVKTLAKHITKVDCLVARILGVTVEMQRLMGVSSGMELLTLPHGHQLRLDLLERFHTMSIMIAVDILGCTGSTEERAALLHKTIQLAAELKSTMGNMFSFAAVMSALEMTQIARLEQTWMVLRQRHTEGAILYEKKLKPFLKNLNEGKEGPPLTNTTFPHIIPLVTLLERDEALTESPEPWEATDNGVEVVMAHLEAARMVAHHGGLYHTNAEVKLQGFQGKAELLEVFSTEFQLRLLWGSRGAESSQAERYEKFDKVLTALSHKLEPAVRFSEL comes from the exons TTTTCCAAGGAGAAATACATCCTCGACTCATCTCCAGAAAAGCTTCACaaggagctggaagaggagctgaagctgagcagcactgacctgCGCAGCCACGCTTGGTACCACGGCCGCATCCCGCGGGAG GTGTCCGAGAGCCTTGTGCAGAGGAACGGTGACTTCCTGATCCGTGACTCGCTCACCAGCCTGGGTGACTATGTGCTGACGTGCCGCTGGCGCAACGAGCCACTGCACTTCAAGATCAACAAGGTGACAGTCAAGTCCAGCGATGGCCACACGCATGTGCAGTACCTCTTCGAGCAAGAGAGCTTTGATCACGTGCCTGCTCTTGTCCGCTTCTACGTGGGCAACCGCAAGGCCATCTCAGAGCAGAGCGGGGCCATCATCTACTGCCCCATCAACCGCACCTTCCCCCTGCGCTACCTGGAAGCCAGCTACGGGCTGGCCAACGGCAAGCATGGGGGagcccacagctcctccagccagaAAGGGGGGCACATCAAGAGGAGGAGCATCACCATGACAGACGGTCTGACTGCAGACAAGAtcaccagggctgagggctgccCAACCAG cgTGTCCCTGCCCCACCACAGAGACATCATCCGCAACTGTGCTGTCAGCGTGGACCAGATCCAAGACCTGCACTCCCCGATGTCCTCCATCTCTGAGAACCCAGCATCACCTGCCTACAGCACAG TCACACGGCTAAAGCCACATGCCTGCCAAGCATCTGGAATCACCCCAGCCTCTCCGGTCATAAGAAGGTCCAGCGaaccccagctgtgccatgggaacagcagcaaaCCTCTTCCAgaccctgcccacagctcccattccactccctgccatgggtatGCCCGtgcctccccctctccctccgTGAGCAGCTACAGCGACCCGGACACGGGGCACTACTGCCAGCTGCACCCCAGCTCGCCcatcagcagggacaggccagcCCACGACACCAAGCAGCTACCAACAAAGAGCTACGTGGAGAGGCTAAAGGTGGAGGAAGGACAGAGAGGGACTGTGGAGAACAGCTCTGGGgaagcagaggcagggcagaggctgaaagcagagctggactTCAAGGGCTTTGTACCCCCCACCATGGAAACAACCTCCTCCTTCAaccctgctgccttccagtCCCTGCTCATCCCCCTAGATAACAAACCTCTGGAGATGACTGTGCTAAAGAAGGtcaaagagctgctggcagaggtggaCGTGAAGACACTGGCCAAACACATCACCAAAGTGGACTGCCTG GTTGCTCGGATATTGGGTGTGACAGTGGAGATGCAGCGGCTCATGGGGGTGAGCTCTGGCATGGAGCTGCTCACCCTTCCCCACGGCCACCAGCTCCGCCTGGACCTGCTGGAACG GTTTCACACCATGTCCATCATGATCGCTGTGGacatcctgggctgcacaggcagcacgGAGGAGcgggcagccctgctccacaAAACTATCCAGCTGGCTGCCGAGCTGAAGAGCACCATGGGAAACATGTTCAGCTTTGCAGCTGTAATGAGTGCCCTGGAAATGACACAG ATTGCCCGGCTGGAGCAGACCTGGATGGTGCTGAGGCAGAGGCACACAGAGGGTGCAATCCTCTATGAGAAGAAGCTTAAGCCATTCCTGAAGAACCTGAATGAAGGGAAAG AAGGGCCACCGCTGACCAACACCACCTTTCCCCACATCATACCCCTCGTGACTCTCCTGGAGCGGGATGAGGCTCTCACGGAAAGCCCCGAGCCCTGGGAGGCCACTGACAACGGCGTGGAGGTGGTCATGGCCCACCTGGAGGCAGCACGGATGGTGGCCCACCATGGTGGGCTCTACCACACCAACGCTGAGGTGAAGCTGCAGG GTTTCCAGGGCAAAGCGGAGCTGCTGGAAGTCTTCAGCACCGAGTTCCAGCTGcggctgctctggggcagccgtggggctgagagcagccaggctgagcgCTACGAGAAGTTCGACAAGGTGCTCACTGCCCTGTCCCACAagctggagccagcagtgcGCTTCAGCGAGCTGTAa
- the SH2D3C gene encoding SH2 domain-containing protein 3C isoform X4 yields MTALGRRFPTLGQGSHHDGLESGSEYVKFSKEKYILDSSPEKLHKELEEELKLSSTDLRSHAWYHGRIPREVSESLVQRNGDFLIRDSLTSLGDYVLTCRWRNEPLHFKINKVTVKSSDGHTHVQYLFEQESFDHVPALVRFYVGNRKAISEQSGAIIYCPINRTFPLRYLEASYGLANGKHGGAHSSSSQKGGHIKRRSITMTDGLTADKITRAEGCPTSVSLPHHRDIIRNCAVSVDQIQDLHSPMSSISENPASPAYSTVTRLKPHACQASGITPASPVIRRSSEPQLCHGNSSKPLPDPAHSSHSTPCHGYARASPSPSVSSYSDPDTGHYCQLHPSSPISRDRPAHDTKQLPTKSYVERLKVEEGQRGTVENSSGEAEAGQRLKAELDFKGFVPPTMETTSSFNPAAFQSLLIPLDNKPLEMTVLKKVKELLAEVDVKTLAKHITKVDCLVARILGVTVEMQRLMGVSSGMELLTLPHGHQLRLDLLERFHTMSIMIAVDILGCTGSTEERAALLHKTIQLAAELKSTMGNMFSFAAVMSALEMTQIARLEQTWMVLRQRHTEGAILYEKKLKPFLKNLNEGKEGPPLTNTTFPHIIPLVTLLERDEALTESPEPWEATDNGVEVVMAHLEAARMVAHHGGLYHTNAEVKLQGFQGKAELLEVFSTEFQLRLLWGSRGAESSQAERYEKFDKVLTALSHKLEPAVRFSEL; encoded by the exons TTTTCCAAGGAGAAATACATCCTCGACTCATCTCCAGAAAAGCTTCACaaggagctggaagaggagctgaagctgagcagcactgacctgCGCAGCCACGCTTGGTACCACGGCCGCATCCCGCGGGAG GTGTCCGAGAGCCTTGTGCAGAGGAACGGTGACTTCCTGATCCGTGACTCGCTCACCAGCCTGGGTGACTATGTGCTGACGTGCCGCTGGCGCAACGAGCCACTGCACTTCAAGATCAACAAGGTGACAGTCAAGTCCAGCGATGGCCACACGCATGTGCAGTACCTCTTCGAGCAAGAGAGCTTTGATCACGTGCCTGCTCTTGTCCGCTTCTACGTGGGCAACCGCAAGGCCATCTCAGAGCAGAGCGGGGCCATCATCTACTGCCCCATCAACCGCACCTTCCCCCTGCGCTACCTGGAAGCCAGCTACGGGCTGGCCAACGGCAAGCATGGGGGagcccacagctcctccagccagaAAGGGGGGCACATCAAGAGGAGGAGCATCACCATGACAGACGGTCTGACTGCAGACAAGAtcaccagggctgagggctgccCAACCAG cgTGTCCCTGCCCCACCACAGAGACATCATCCGCAACTGTGCTGTCAGCGTGGACCAGATCCAAGACCTGCACTCCCCGATGTCCTCCATCTCTGAGAACCCAGCATCACCTGCCTACAGCACAG TCACACGGCTAAAGCCACATGCCTGCCAAGCATCTGGAATCACCCCAGCCTCTCCGGTCATAAGAAGGTCCAGCGaaccccagctgtgccatgggaacagcagcaaaCCTCTTCCAgaccctgcccacagctcccattccactccctgccatgggtatGCCCGtgcctccccctctccctccgTGAGCAGCTACAGCGACCCGGACACGGGGCACTACTGCCAGCTGCACCCCAGCTCGCCcatcagcagggacaggccagcCCACGACACCAAGCAGCTACCAACAAAGAGCTACGTGGAGAGGCTAAAGGTGGAGGAAGGACAGAGAGGGACTGTGGAGAACAGCTCTGGGgaagcagaggcagggcagaggctgaaagcagagctggactTCAAGGGCTTTGTACCCCCCACCATGGAAACAACCTCCTCCTTCAaccctgctgccttccagtCCCTGCTCATCCCCCTAGATAACAAACCTCTGGAGATGACTGTGCTAAAGAAGGtcaaagagctgctggcagaggtggaCGTGAAGACACTGGCCAAACACATCACCAAAGTGGACTGCCTG GTTGCTCGGATATTGGGTGTGACAGTGGAGATGCAGCGGCTCATGGGGGTGAGCTCTGGCATGGAGCTGCTCACCCTTCCCCACGGCCACCAGCTCCGCCTGGACCTGCTGGAACG GTTTCACACCATGTCCATCATGATCGCTGTGGacatcctgggctgcacaggcagcacgGAGGAGcgggcagccctgctccacaAAACTATCCAGCTGGCTGCCGAGCTGAAGAGCACCATGGGAAACATGTTCAGCTTTGCAGCTGTAATGAGTGCCCTGGAAATGACACAG ATTGCCCGGCTGGAGCAGACCTGGATGGTGCTGAGGCAGAGGCACACAGAGGGTGCAATCCTCTATGAGAAGAAGCTTAAGCCATTCCTGAAGAACCTGAATGAAGGGAAAG AAGGGCCACCGCTGACCAACACCACCTTTCCCCACATCATACCCCTCGTGACTCTCCTGGAGCGGGATGAGGCTCTCACGGAAAGCCCCGAGCCCTGGGAGGCCACTGACAACGGCGTGGAGGTGGTCATGGCCCACCTGGAGGCAGCACGGATGGTGGCCCACCATGGTGGGCTCTACCACACCAACGCTGAGGTGAAGCTGCAGG GTTTCCAGGGCAAAGCGGAGCTGCTGGAAGTCTTCAGCACCGAGTTCCAGCTGcggctgctctggggcagccgtggggctgagagcagccaggctgagcgCTACGAGAAGTTCGACAAGGTGCTCACTGCCCTGTCCCACAagctggagccagcagtgcGCTTCAGCGAGCTGTAa